One Ostrea edulis chromosome 2, xbOstEdul1.1, whole genome shotgun sequence genomic region harbors:
- the LOC130051452 gene encoding zinc finger protein 407-like: MPLTKLTPRKPGFLCSICLVRLPSKDEWSNHLLACGLADMNKRKFECDLCDQAFGKKVILTRHIKRVHPSVEKIKAAIPEQVESTPKPSQQEEEWDKNPGELIFDDADLEVGRTQRKRTTPRSPGVKRKDKEIETENETEISEPDSQEAPLEYHHCSCCKNARKERIDTGTQTNVKLDEEKKTGHQKIIRVIRRYQEKGESVEKFEEDVWYD, from the coding sequence ATGCCACTTACAAAATTGACACCTAGAAAACCAGGATTTTTATGTTCGATTTGCTTGGTTCGCCTTCCGTCAAAAGATGAGTGGAGTAACCATTTGTTGGCATGTGGTTTGGCTGACATGAACAAACGAAAGTTTGAATGTGACTTATGTGACCAAGCTTTTGGGAAAAAGGTGATTCTTACCAGGCACATAAAAAGGGTTCACCCGAGTGTAGAAAAGATCAAAGCAGCTATTCCAGAGCAAGTAGAGTCTACACCAAAGCCTTCCCAACAAGAAGAGGAGTGGGACAAAAACCCAGGAGAACTTATCTTTGATGATGCTGATCTGGAGGTCGGTAGAACCCAGCGTAAAAGAACAACACCACGTTCACCAGGCGTTAAACGCAAAGATAAAGAAATAGAAACTGAGAATGAAACGGAGATCAGTGAACCCGATTCCCAAGAGGCGCCCTTGGAATATCATCACTGCTCCTGTTGCAAAAATGCCAGAAAAGAGAGAATTGATACTGGAACGCAGACCAACGTTAAGCTTGATGAAGAGAAGAAAACAGGTCATCAGAAAATAATAAGAGTGATCAGGAGATACCAAGAGAAGGGTGAAAGTGTAGAAAAATTTGAAGAAGATGTTTGGTATGATTAA